Proteins from a single region of Bdellovibrio bacteriovorus HD100:
- a CDS encoding alpha/beta hydrolase, with protein sequence MITTTLFKHKFIPAKRKSEFLMIVLHGRGDSIKPFFSFDEELNLPEMNYLLLNAPRKFLDGYTWYGEPPYQANGVMKIREKLFDLLNDLENQGWDSKKIFLFGFSQGCLISADVGLNYPKKLAGVVGISGYFNFYPRWRNNLSLDAKKTPWLFTHGHQDDILPLEETKYGVDKLKDAGLKVEWVEMDKDHSLKDEEYPIIRRWVRDQLSDLRKN encoded by the coding sequence ATGATTACGACGACACTTTTTAAACACAAATTTATTCCAGCAAAAAGAAAATCCGAATTTCTGATGATCGTGCTGCACGGACGTGGGGACAGCATCAAGCCGTTCTTTTCCTTTGATGAAGAATTGAATCTGCCGGAAATGAATTATCTGTTGCTGAATGCGCCCCGCAAGTTTCTGGATGGCTATACTTGGTATGGCGAGCCTCCGTATCAGGCCAACGGCGTGATGAAGATCCGTGAAAAACTTTTTGATCTTTTGAACGATCTGGAAAACCAGGGCTGGGACAGCAAGAAAATATTCCTGTTTGGTTTTTCTCAAGGCTGTTTGATCAGTGCCGACGTGGGGCTGAACTATCCCAAGAAACTGGCCGGCGTGGTGGGGATCAGCGGCTACTTCAACTTCTATCCCCGTTGGAGAAACAATCTTTCGTTGGATGCGAAGAAAACCCCATGGCTTTTCACGCACGGTCACCAGGATGATATTCTGCCTCTGGAAGAGACCAAGTATGGTGTCGACAAACTGAAAGATGCTGGGCTTAAAGTGGAGTGGGTCGAGATGGACAAGGACCATTCCCTGAAGGATGAAGAGTATCCCATTATAAGACGCTGGGTCCGGGACCAGCTTTCGGATTTAAGAAAAAATTGA
- a CDS encoding S41 family peptidase, which produces MVLVLGASLYLVRLSGKDVSKVKSGEDYWAETGLGPAALEDLLQDQTCGSSERYFLACANAILTVANRYNLSLNLQGELVPVHEALSADMSSEKKQLEPWKEYFTSQTAKATQISFLKAWEQLKSEYIKPKQSSMMVGLGLNGFISVFRDPHTYFMPVNQFQEVISRADSRSVTLGITLGSHKGQYVVRKLTEGSPAKLSGIQKGDVLISINDTSVKGLMQPRVSELLKGEVGDVVRIRVERDGEAMKFRLRRQEITVATVSTRVIEGIKPIAVIGINKFARGACEKVKESLEIVKRSHVRGLLLDLRDNPGGQMEEAACIASLFVGPENKIFEVRYLDPSKKAEVFYGGEEKHFDMPMAVLVNAASASASEIVAGALRDLNRAVLVGERTFGKGSFQEGEYWSQNKKIALFETKGFYYLPSGRSPQMKGLEPDVAVNFEEISVVREAEQFINPLRAPERQVRAMAQSMSSSECLDLEDGSPSDDLQLTKARQVLFCTKAVARAGL; this is translated from the coding sequence ATGGTTTTGGTCTTGGGGGCCAGCCTGTATCTTGTGCGTCTTTCGGGTAAAGACGTCAGCAAGGTGAAGTCCGGTGAAGACTATTGGGCTGAGACGGGCCTGGGTCCGGCAGCCCTGGAAGACCTGCTTCAGGATCAGACCTGTGGCAGTTCCGAACGCTATTTCCTGGCGTGTGCCAATGCCATTCTGACAGTTGCCAATCGCTACAACCTGAGCCTGAACCTGCAAGGGGAGCTGGTCCCAGTTCACGAAGCCCTGTCTGCCGACATGAGCTCAGAGAAAAAACAGCTGGAGCCGTGGAAAGAATATTTCACTTCACAAACTGCCAAAGCCACGCAGATCTCTTTCTTGAAGGCATGGGAACAACTGAAGTCTGAATACATCAAACCCAAACAAAGCTCCATGATGGTGGGCCTCGGGTTGAATGGTTTTATCTCGGTCTTCCGTGATCCGCACACATACTTCATGCCAGTAAATCAGTTCCAGGAAGTGATCTCCCGCGCCGACAGCCGTTCGGTGACTTTGGGAATTACCCTGGGGAGCCACAAAGGCCAGTACGTTGTGCGCAAGCTGACCGAAGGCAGTCCGGCGAAACTTTCCGGCATACAAAAAGGGGATGTGCTGATTTCCATCAACGACACTTCAGTCAAAGGCCTGATGCAGCCGCGCGTTTCTGAATTGTTAAAAGGTGAAGTCGGCGATGTGGTTCGCATCCGTGTTGAGCGTGATGGTGAAGCCATGAAGTTCCGCCTGCGCCGTCAGGAAATCACCGTGGCGACTGTTTCCACACGAGTGATTGAAGGCATCAAGCCGATCGCGGTGATTGGTATTAACAAGTTCGCCCGTGGTGCCTGTGAAAAGGTGAAAGAGTCGCTTGAGATCGTGAAGCGTTCCCACGTGCGCGGTCTGTTGCTGGATCTGCGTGACAATCCCGGCGGTCAGATGGAAGAAGCCGCTTGTATCGCCAGTCTGTTCGTGGGTCCTGAAAACAAGATCTTCGAAGTTCGTTACCTGGATCCAAGCAAAAAGGCTGAGGTCTTTTATGGCGGTGAAGAGAAGCACTTTGACATGCCGATGGCCGTCTTGGTGAATGCGGCTTCCGCCAGCGCTTCAGAAATCGTGGCGGGTGCTTTGCGTGACCTGAATCGCGCCGTGCTGGTGGGTGAAAGAACTTTCGGAAAAGGCTCTTTCCAAGAGGGTGAATACTGGTCCCAGAACAAAAAAATCGCCCTGTTTGAAACCAAAGGTTTCTATTACCTGCCATCGGGACGTTCCCCACAGATGAAGGGGCTGGAGCCGGATGTGGCAGTTAACTTTGAAGAGATCTCCGTCGTGCGAGAGGCGGAGCAGTTCATCAATCCTCTGCGTGCACCGGAACGTCAGGTGCGTGCGATGGCGCAATCCATGTCCAGCAGTGAATGTCTGGACTTGGAAGACGGTTCTCCTTCCGATGATTTACAACTGACAAAAGCTCGTCAGGTTCTTTTCTGTACAAAGGCTGTGGCGAGGGCGGGGCTATGA